A stretch of Streptomyces vietnamensis DNA encodes these proteins:
- a CDS encoding YciI family protein: MEFLCYHRDRSASMPLRQALLEAHWAYMDGFAKELIARGPTFDAAGENCTGSVHIVDLPDAAAARAFAFDEPNYQAGVYRDVLLRRWRNTLGRTMWEFPGGREGGNRYLVLGLGEGEPVDLTPPSAPADRDDLIAYGPLLSDDGTTWVGTAALVRAPDAATAAAVLRTPERYADIEVHDWSFGGRPTT; the protein is encoded by the coding sequence ATGGAATTCCTCTGCTACCACCGCGACCGGTCCGCGTCCATGCCCCTGAGGCAGGCCCTCCTCGAAGCGCACTGGGCGTACATGGACGGCTTCGCGAAGGAGCTGATCGCGCGCGGGCCGACCTTCGACGCGGCGGGCGAGAACTGCACCGGGAGCGTGCACATCGTCGACCTTCCCGACGCCGCCGCGGCCCGGGCGTTCGCCTTCGACGAGCCCAACTACCAGGCCGGGGTGTACCGGGACGTCCTGCTGCGGCGGTGGCGGAACACTCTGGGACGGACGATGTGGGAGTTCCCCGGAGGCCGCGAGGGCGGCAACCGCTACCTGGTCCTGGGTCTCGGTGAGGGCGAGCCCGTCGACCTCACCCCTCCGTCCGCCCCGGCGGACCGCGACGACCTGATCGCCTACGGCCCCCTGCTGTCCGACGACGGCACGACCTGGGTGGGCACGGCGGCCCTGGTCCGCGCCCCGGACGCGGCGACGGCCGCGGCCGTCCTGCGGACCCCCGAGCGGTACGCCGACATCGAGGTCCACGACTGGTCCTTCGGCGGCCGCCCGACGACCTGA
- a CDS encoding GNAT family N-acetyltransferase has translation MTASLLVVPLTAAHADAVVAIYRAGVEEGNATFETAAPTWEQFDAAKLPEHRFVALDGAGRVLGWVAVTRVSERAAYAGVVEHSVYVHPDARGRGVASVLLDALVASTEAAGIWTIQSGIFPENAASLAVHARAGFRVIGTRERIGRHHGVWRDTVLVERRSPHVG, from the coding sequence ATGACCGCCTCCCTCCTCGTGGTGCCGCTCACCGCGGCGCACGCCGACGCGGTCGTCGCGATCTACCGGGCCGGTGTCGAGGAGGGCAACGCCACCTTCGAGACCGCGGCCCCGACCTGGGAGCAGTTCGACGCGGCCAAGCTGCCCGAGCACCGCTTCGTCGCCCTCGACGGGGCCGGGCGGGTACTGGGCTGGGTCGCCGTCACCCGGGTCTCCGAGCGGGCCGCGTACGCCGGAGTCGTCGAGCACTCCGTCTACGTGCACCCCGACGCCCGGGGGCGGGGCGTCGCCTCCGTGCTCCTCGACGCGCTCGTGGCGTCCACGGAGGCGGCGGGGATCTGGACCATCCAGTCCGGCATCTTCCCCGAGAACGCGGCCAGCCTCGCCGTCCACGCGCGCGCCGGCTTCCGGGTCATCGGCACCCGCGAGCGCATCGGGCGCCATCACGGCGTCTGGCGCGACACCGTCCTCGTCGAACGCCGCAGTCCCCACGTCGGCTGA
- a CDS encoding potassium channel family protein, with protein sequence MTWLLVLVGAALILFILRDVFHTIWHPTRHGGLSRLVMRSVWRLSAHRGARWRPVGLAGPVGMMTVVTIWACVVAVGCALIYWPHMPDDFSYATDLTPSEHAGPLDALYVSLVTLATLGLGDIAPTSGWLRLLTPIEALVGFALLSATVAWILGIYPALARRRALALRLSHLRRSRVTAGALDSAGGAALLDGLASALSTVTVDFLQYAESYYFYDGDENISLAGQLGHAVDLTDRAERARHPDVRLSAAVLRTALVDLATVLDERFLRTDGPPERVFKAFAADHGRPWNGSDGADGADGADGEP encoded by the coding sequence ATGACCTGGCTGCTCGTCCTCGTGGGAGCGGCGCTGATCCTGTTCATCCTGCGGGACGTGTTCCACACGATCTGGCACCCCACCCGGCACGGCGGGCTGAGCAGGCTGGTGATGCGGAGCGTGTGGCGTCTCTCGGCCCATCGCGGGGCGCGGTGGCGGCCCGTCGGTCTCGCGGGGCCGGTGGGCATGATGACGGTCGTCACCATCTGGGCGTGCGTCGTCGCCGTCGGGTGCGCGCTCATCTACTGGCCCCACATGCCGGACGACTTCTCGTACGCCACGGATCTCACCCCCTCCGAGCACGCGGGCCCGCTCGACGCGCTGTACGTCTCGCTGGTCACCCTGGCCACCCTCGGTCTCGGCGACATCGCGCCGACCTCGGGGTGGCTGCGTCTCCTCACCCCGATCGAGGCCCTGGTGGGCTTCGCCCTGCTGTCGGCGACCGTCGCCTGGATCCTCGGCATCTATCCGGCCCTCGCCCGCCGCAGGGCGCTCGCCCTGCGCCTGTCCCACCTGCGCCGCAGCCGCGTCACGGCCGGGGCCCTCGACTCCGCCGGGGGTGCCGCGCTCCTCGACGGACTCGCCTCGGCGCTCTCGACCGTGACCGTGGATTTCCTCCAGTACGCCGAGTCGTACTACTTCTACGACGGGGACGAGAACATCTCCCTGGCCGGACAGCTCGGCCACGCCGTCGACCTGACGGACCGGGCGGAGCGGGCCCGGCATCCGGACGTCCGGCTCTCCGCGGCGGTCCTGCGCACGGCCCTCGTCGACCTGGCCACCGTGCTCGACGAACGCTTCCTGCGCACGGACGGGCCTCCCGAGAGGGTGTTCAAGGCCTTCGCGGCGGACCACGGGCGCCCCTGGAACGGCTCGGACGGTGCGGACGGTGCGGACGGTGCGGACGGCGAACCGTGA
- a CDS encoding serine/threonine-protein kinase, with amino-acid sequence MGDSRLIQGRYRLHEVIGRGGMGEVWRATDEALGRGVAVKCLKPLGPQQDPQALAVVRERFRREARVAAALQHRGITVVHDFGEYEGVLFLVMELLEGRNLSQLLVSNDQHPLPVQDVVEIADQVADALAYTHRQGIVHRDLKPANIMRLSDGTVKICDFGIARLGADMGFTSKLTGTGIAMGTPHYMSPEQIGGGGEIDHRSDLYSLGCVLYELATGAPPFDLGDSWAILIGHRDTVPTPPRALRAELPDYFDRIVVDLLAKVPEERPADAGDLRRRIVSGRFGAPSFPPPAEAPALPLTVPMPVPLPEEPVAPAPAWIRGMTGGHRPAALTGPRPAAHDPAAAVLTTEWTTAAPDGTPPAPAPPPAELVAVLAGRFRAGMGLGRLGRWDEAESVHRSVARDRAKALGEDHPSTLTSQYEVGFALARLDRPADALHVFGKVAEARARVLGEDHPDTLAARQERAYALGRLGRHPEAYQVYAEVLAARERTVGPDHPDTLRCRHNLAFTLGRLGRLEESYRTAHEVAEARARLLGEDHPDTLVTRHEVAFTLTRLGRGEEALVQYRAVADARAAALGPDHPDTLAARYDTGVCLGRLGQAADALDLCRDLVAARTRAQGPDGPETLRARQALAVNLGRLGRWTEALAESRGVHADRERVLGPDHPDTLLSRWETAVALGRLDRWEEALECHRAIAAARTRLLGPAHPDTLAALDDEAHCLERLGRDAEAAALLLKAATPPGA; translated from the coding sequence ATGGGGGACTCCAGACTGATCCAGGGCCGGTACCGCCTGCACGAGGTCATCGGTCGCGGGGGCATGGGCGAGGTGTGGCGCGCCACCGACGAGGCGCTCGGGCGCGGCGTCGCCGTGAAGTGCCTCAAACCGCTCGGACCGCAGCAGGACCCGCAGGCCCTCGCCGTGGTGCGCGAGCGCTTCCGCCGCGAGGCCCGGGTGGCGGCGGCGCTCCAGCACCGGGGCATCACCGTCGTGCACGACTTCGGCGAGTACGAGGGCGTGCTCTTCCTCGTCATGGAGCTCCTGGAGGGGCGCAACCTCAGCCAGCTCCTCGTCTCCAACGACCAGCACCCGCTGCCCGTCCAGGACGTCGTCGAGATCGCCGACCAGGTCGCCGACGCCCTCGCGTACACGCACCGGCAGGGCATCGTGCACCGGGACCTCAAGCCCGCGAACATCATGCGGCTGAGCGACGGCACGGTGAAGATCTGCGACTTCGGGATAGCGCGCCTCGGCGCCGACATGGGCTTCACCTCCAAGCTCACCGGGACCGGCATCGCCATGGGGACGCCGCACTACATGTCCCCGGAGCAGATCGGCGGCGGTGGCGAGATCGACCACCGCAGCGACCTCTACTCCCTGGGGTGCGTGCTGTACGAGCTGGCCACCGGCGCCCCGCCCTTCGACCTCGGCGACTCCTGGGCCATCCTCATCGGCCACCGGGACACGGTGCCGACCCCGCCGCGCGCGCTCCGCGCCGAACTGCCCGACTACTTCGACCGGATCGTCGTCGACCTGCTCGCGAAGGTCCCCGAGGAGCGCCCGGCCGACGCGGGCGACCTGCGCCGCCGGATCGTCTCGGGGCGCTTCGGCGCGCCGTCGTTCCCGCCGCCCGCCGAGGCACCCGCGCTGCCGTTGACGGTGCCCATGCCCGTACCCCTGCCCGAGGAACCGGTGGCCCCCGCGCCCGCGTGGATCCGGGGGATGACCGGCGGGCACCGCCCGGCCGCCCTCACCGGGCCGCGCCCCGCCGCCCACGATCCCGCCGCGGCCGTCCTCACCACCGAGTGGACCACCGCGGCCCCCGACGGCACGCCGCCCGCGCCCGCGCCGCCGCCGGCGGAGCTGGTCGCGGTGCTCGCCGGCCGCTTCCGGGCCGGCATGGGCCTCGGCCGGCTCGGCCGCTGGGACGAGGCCGAGTCCGTGCACCGGTCCGTCGCCCGGGACCGCGCGAAGGCCCTCGGCGAGGACCACCCCTCCACCCTCACCAGCCAGTACGAGGTCGGCTTCGCCCTCGCCCGGCTCGACCGCCCCGCCGACGCCCTGCACGTCTTCGGCAAGGTCGCCGAGGCCCGCGCCCGCGTGCTCGGCGAGGACCACCCCGACACCCTGGCGGCACGCCAGGAGCGGGCCTACGCGCTGGGCCGCCTCGGCCGGCACCCCGAGGCGTACCAGGTGTACGCCGAGGTGCTCGCCGCCCGTGAGCGCACCGTCGGCCCCGACCACCCCGACACCCTGCGCTGCCGCCACAACCTGGCGTTCACGCTCGGCCGCCTCGGCCGCCTGGAGGAGTCGTACCGCACGGCGCACGAGGTCGCGGAGGCCCGGGCCCGGCTGCTCGGCGAGGACCACCCCGACACCCTGGTGACCCGCCACGAGGTGGCGTTCACCCTCACCCGCCTCGGACGCGGAGAAGAGGCGCTCGTCCAGTACCGCGCGGTCGCCGACGCGCGCGCCGCCGCCCTCGGCCCCGACCACCCGGACACCCTCGCCGCCCGCTACGACACCGGGGTCTGCCTCGGCCGGCTCGGCCAGGCCGCGGACGCCCTCGACCTCTGCCGCGACCTCGTCGCAGCCCGCACCCGCGCGCAGGGCCCCGACGGGCCCGAGACGCTGCGCGCCCGCCAGGCCCTCGCCGTCAACCTCGGCCGGCTCGGCCGCTGGACGGAGGCGCTCGCCGAGTCCCGGGGCGTGCACGCCGACCGCGAGCGGGTCCTCGGCCCCGACCACCCGGACACGCTCCTCAGCCGGTGGGAGACGGCCGTCGCCCTCGGCAGGCTCGACCGCTGGGAGGAGGCGCTGGAGTGCCACCGGGCGATCGCCGCCGCCCGCACCCGGCTCCTCGGCCCCGCACACCCCGACACCCTCGCCGCCCTCGACGACGAGGCCCACTGCCTGGAGCGCCTCGGCCGCGACGCCGAAGCTGCCGCCCTCCTCCTGAAGGCGGCGACCCCGCCGGGGGCGTGA
- a CDS encoding FAD-dependent monooxygenase, whose product MRTTTHTEIVVVGGGPVGMLIAAELGAYGIDVVVLEEKSATSGRPKAGTVHARAVQALARRGYLGLPRFSDAPVTEQFHFAGMPGLTITVPAAEPEPVLKRAQADLEREFEERARDRGVTVLRDHRVTALRQGPDGVEVVAEGPGGEHTYSAGFLVGADGARSTVRREAGFAEDTHPATVSAMMGLVRLIEPGRAPRGWCRTERGWIVAKPVPDGHTLIRTLDCDGPHPHRRTRATVRELQDEASRIAGYDIPMEDALSVTRFSDFTRLVRHYRKDRVFLAGDAAHVHFPIGGQGLSTGLVDALNLGWKLAHAVRGTAGKGLLDTYDDERRPAAQRVIDNTRVQLTLMRPAPELDPLRAMVAELLTLEQTRRHVGDLISAQETVYPARSGFASRWEGRFLENVVVRDGAEPQDVTGLLPDGRPLLLLSGERAAAYGESARGWAHVLNTVAASPDAALPCDAVLVRPDGHIAWAPDAGDLTDALRLWFGEPRWTPPTRPWPGPLRGAIT is encoded by the coding sequence ATGCGCACCACCACGCACACCGAGATAGTCGTCGTCGGAGGCGGCCCGGTCGGCATGCTGATCGCCGCCGAGCTGGGGGCGTACGGGATCGATGTCGTGGTGCTGGAGGAGAAGAGCGCGACATCCGGTCGGCCCAAGGCCGGGACCGTCCACGCCAGGGCCGTGCAGGCGCTGGCCCGGCGGGGCTACCTCGGGCTGCCGCGGTTCTCGGACGCTCCGGTGACCGAGCAGTTCCACTTCGCCGGAATGCCCGGGCTGACGATCACGGTTCCCGCGGCCGAGCCGGAGCCCGTCCTCAAGCGCGCACAGGCCGATCTGGAGCGGGAGTTCGAGGAGCGGGCCCGGGATCGCGGGGTGACCGTGCTGCGCGACCACCGGGTGACCGCGCTGCGCCAGGGGCCCGACGGGGTCGAAGTGGTGGCCGAAGGGCCCGGGGGCGAGCACACGTACAGCGCCGGGTTCCTGGTCGGGGCCGACGGCGCGCGCAGCACCGTACGCCGGGAGGCCGGCTTCGCCGAGGACACCCACCCCGCGACGGTCTCGGCGATGATGGGCCTGGTCCGGCTGATCGAGCCCGGCAGGGCGCCGCGGGGCTGGTGCCGTACCGAGCGGGGCTGGATCGTCGCGAAGCCCGTTCCCGACGGGCACACCCTCATACGCACGCTCGACTGCGACGGGCCCCATCCCCACCGGCGCACACGGGCGACCGTGCGGGAACTGCAGGACGAGGCGTCCCGGATCGCCGGGTACGACATCCCGATGGAGGATGCGCTCTCCGTGACGCGGTTCAGCGACTTCACCCGACTGGTGCGCCACTACCGCAAGGACCGCGTGTTCCTGGCGGGGGACGCCGCGCACGTGCACTTCCCGATCGGGGGGCAGGGGTTGAGCACCGGACTGGTCGACGCGCTCAACCTGGGCTGGAAGCTGGCCCACGCCGTGCGCGGAACGGCGGGCAAGGGGCTGCTCGACACGTACGACGACGAACGCAGGCCGGCCGCGCAGCGGGTCATCGACAACACTCGCGTCCAGCTGACGCTGATGCGTCCCGCCCCCGAACTCGACCCGCTCCGCGCGATGGTCGCCGAACTGCTGACGCTGGAGCAGACCCGCCGGCACGTGGGCGACTTGATCAGCGCGCAGGAAACGGTGTACCCGGCCCGCTCGGGCTTCGCCTCCCGGTGGGAGGGGCGGTTCCTGGAGAACGTCGTGGTGAGGGACGGCGCGGAGCCGCAGGACGTCACGGGGCTGCTGCCCGACGGCCGGCCTCTGCTCCTCCTGTCCGGCGAGCGGGCCGCGGCGTACGGCGAGTCGGCCCGGGGCTGGGCCCATGTGCTGAACACCGTCGCCGCCTCACCGGACGCCGCCCTCCCGTGCGACGCGGTGCTGGTGCGTCCTGACGGCCACATCGCCTGGGCACCGGACGCGGGCGACCTCACCGACGCGCTGCGCCTGTGGTTCGGCGAGCCCCGGTGGACGCCGCCTACGCGCCCGTGGCCTGGACCTCTTCGTGGAGCAATAACTTGA
- a CDS encoding ScbA/BarX family gamma-butyrolactone biosynthesis protein, with amino-acid sequence MNTTTIDEGSLRSPSGPFPASLAQLHRAREADAFPVSWTRTRDHHYSVIAHWPGEHPYFTPVHGHRYDPLLVTETMRQATLLVLHAGYGVPVGHHFLLAELQFACRMNRLAIDDGPGEVEVQVVCSDVKRTRGHVSRLRVDMVVRRAGSVVSTGAVLGRIVGPEAYRRIRGDRAVPGFEVPRTPPVTARLVGRSRAEDVLLSPTPQDRTWQLRVDTGHPVLFQGEKDHVPGMLLLEAARQAAELETPSQPFVPSSGRISFQRYAEFGTPCWIRAALPTSSAGTTGVTITGSQDDGAVFLAELSSSLPPC; translated from the coding sequence ATGAACACGACGACGATCGACGAGGGAAGCCTCCGGTCGCCCAGCGGGCCGTTTCCCGCGTCACTGGCCCAGCTGCATCGCGCCAGGGAGGCCGACGCCTTCCCGGTCAGCTGGACGCGGACGCGGGACCACCACTACTCGGTCATCGCCCACTGGCCCGGTGAACACCCTTACTTCACACCGGTACACGGGCACCGCTACGATCCCCTGCTCGTCACCGAGACCATGCGCCAGGCCACCCTGCTCGTGTTACATGCCGGGTACGGCGTTCCGGTGGGACACCACTTCCTCCTGGCGGAGCTGCAGTTCGCCTGCCGCATGAACCGGCTCGCCATCGACGACGGGCCCGGGGAGGTGGAGGTGCAGGTGGTCTGCTCCGATGTGAAGCGGACCCGTGGGCACGTCTCCCGGCTCAGGGTCGACATGGTCGTGCGCCGCGCGGGATCGGTCGTGTCCACGGGTGCCGTCCTGGGGCGGATCGTCGGCCCGGAGGCCTACCGGCGGATACGGGGCGACCGTGCCGTCCCGGGATTCGAGGTCCCGCGGACACCTCCGGTGACGGCCCGGCTCGTCGGCCGGTCGCGCGCGGAGGACGTCCTGCTCTCGCCCACGCCGCAGGACCGGACGTGGCAGCTGCGGGTCGACACCGGGCACCCGGTCCTGTTCCAGGGCGAGAAGGACCACGTGCCCGGGATGCTGCTCCTCGAAGCAGCCAGGCAGGCGGCCGAACTGGAGACGCCGTCCCAGCCGTTCGTCCCCTCCTCGGGGCGCATAAGTTTCCAGCGCTACGCGGAGTTCGGTACCCCCTGCTGGATACGGGCCGCCCTGCCCACATCGAGCGCCGGAACGACCGGCGTCACCATCACGGGGAGCCAGGACGACGGCGCGGTGTTCCTCGCCGAGCTCTCCTCCTCCCTTCCCCCCTGCTGA
- a CDS encoding oxygenase MpaB family protein — protein sequence MRQDADPGLFGPRSVTWQLHSDPVMWIAGVRALWLQALHPVAVRGVMINSSFQEDPWGRLMRTANFVGTLSYGTTEAAEAAGARVRRIHRLLGVDDPELLLWVHCAETDSYLSVARRSGIPLTDADADRYVDEHRTSARLVGLDPDAVPASTAQLAAYFDSVRPRLAAGPDARTVADFLRRPPVKPVLVPAREVIWRRVSALAYDTLPLYAHALYGCPAPPPETVTRRLVATANLLRHVPARLRWRLPPRHILRAMDRLGPETRPDPYAHAYPAPYSLSDPAAILEEPRRQYGIDGGGSTRWGTPD from the coding sequence ATGAGGCAGGACGCCGACCCCGGGCTCTTCGGTCCCCGCTCCGTGACCTGGCAGCTGCACAGCGACCCGGTGATGTGGATCGCCGGTGTGCGGGCCCTCTGGCTCCAGGCGCTGCACCCCGTCGCCGTCCGCGGCGTCATGATCAACAGCAGTTTCCAGGAGGACCCCTGGGGCCGGCTGATGCGGACCGCTAACTTCGTCGGAACCCTCAGCTACGGGACCACCGAGGCCGCCGAGGCGGCCGGCGCCCGCGTCCGGCGGATCCACCGGCTCCTCGGCGTGGACGACCCCGAACTGCTGCTCTGGGTCCACTGCGCCGAGACCGACTCGTACCTCTCCGTCGCGCGCCGCTCCGGGATCCCCCTCACCGACGCCGACGCCGACCGGTACGTCGACGAGCACCGCACCTCCGCCCGGCTCGTCGGCCTCGACCCGGACGCCGTCCCCGCGTCCACCGCCCAGCTCGCCGCCTACTTCGACTCCGTCCGTCCCCGCCTCGCCGCCGGACCGGACGCCCGGACCGTCGCCGACTTCCTGCGTCGCCCGCCCGTCAAACCCGTCCTCGTCCCGGCGCGCGAGGTGATCTGGCGGCGCGTCAGCGCACTCGCGTACGACACCCTGCCCCTCTACGCCCACGCCCTCTACGGCTGCCCCGCCCCGCCGCCGGAGACCGTCACCCGCCGGCTCGTCGCCACGGCCAACCTCCTGCGCCACGTCCCGGCCCGCCTGCGCTGGCGGCTGCCGCCCCGGCACATCCTGCGCGCGATGGACCGGCTCGGCCCGGAGACCCGGCCCGACCCGTACGCGCACGCGTACCCCGCCCCGTATTCACTGTCCGACCCGGCGGCCATACTGGAGGAGCCGAGGAGGCAGTACGGAATCGACGGGGGCGGCAGCACGCGATGGGGGACTCCAGACTGA
- a CDS encoding acyl-CoA dehydrogenase family protein, which yields MHLEYTPAQNSLRAELRAYFAELVPDDVHTRYADPAAQKRFYRETVRRLGTDGWLGVGWPTEYGGRGLTPMEQFIFFDEAAQAGVPLPLMALNTVGPTIMQYGTDEQKAYFLPRILSGEIDFAIGYSEPDAGTDLAALKTRAVREGDTYVVNGQKIWTTNGDTADWVWLAVRTDPDAPPHKGITMLLVPTSDPGYSCTIINTLASHDTTASYYDDVRVPVSRRVGEENKGWRLITNQLNHERVTLAAHGTMAIRALHDVQRWAAGTPLSDGRRVVDLPWVRRTLARTHARLDAMKLLNWQMVNAVQHGTLTPQDASAVKVYGSEARRDAYAALMEVVGSAGALKEGSAGAVLHGELERGYRSAVIFTFGGGNNEIQREIISWIGLGMPRVRR from the coding sequence ATGCACCTCGAGTACACGCCCGCACAGAACAGCCTGCGCGCCGAGCTGCGGGCCTACTTCGCCGAGCTGGTCCCGGACGACGTCCACACCCGTTACGCGGACCCGGCCGCCCAGAAGCGCTTCTACCGCGAGACCGTGCGGCGCCTCGGCACGGACGGCTGGCTGGGGGTGGGCTGGCCCACCGAGTACGGCGGGCGCGGACTCACGCCCATGGAACAGTTCATCTTCTTCGACGAGGCCGCGCAGGCCGGCGTGCCGCTGCCCCTCATGGCCCTGAACACCGTCGGGCCGACGATCATGCAGTACGGCACGGACGAGCAGAAGGCGTACTTCCTGCCCCGGATCCTCTCCGGCGAGATCGACTTCGCCATCGGCTACAGCGAGCCCGACGCCGGCACCGACCTGGCCGCCCTGAAGACCCGCGCGGTGCGGGAGGGGGACACGTATGTCGTCAACGGCCAGAAGATCTGGACGACGAACGGCGACACCGCCGACTGGGTCTGGCTCGCCGTCCGCACCGACCCCGACGCCCCGCCGCACAAGGGCATCACCATGCTCCTCGTGCCGACGAGCGACCCCGGCTACTCCTGCACGATCATCAACACCCTCGCCTCGCACGACACCACCGCGAGCTACTACGACGACGTCCGCGTCCCGGTCTCCCGACGGGTCGGCGAGGAGAACAAGGGCTGGCGGCTCATCACCAACCAGCTCAACCACGAGCGCGTCACCCTCGCCGCCCACGGCACCATGGCGATCCGCGCCCTCCACGACGTCCAGCGCTGGGCCGCCGGCACCCCGCTCTCCGACGGCCGCCGCGTCGTCGACCTCCCGTGGGTCCGCCGCACCCTGGCACGCACCCACGCCCGCCTCGACGCGATGAAGCTCCTCAACTGGCAGATGGTGAACGCCGTCCAGCACGGCACCCTCACCCCCCAGGACGCCTCCGCCGTCAAGGTGTACGGCTCCGAGGCCCGCCGCGACGCCTACGCCGCCCTCATGGAGGTCGTCGGCTCGGCGGGCGCCCTCAAGGAGGGCTCGGCGGGCGCCGTCCTCCACGGCGAACTGGAACGCGGCTACCGCTCGGCCGTCATCTTCACCTTCGGCGGCGGCAACAACGAGATCCAGCGCGAGATCATCTCCTGGATCGGCCTGGGCATGCCCCGCGTCCGCCGGTAG
- a CDS encoding SDR family oxidoreductase, giving the protein MILVTGATGTVGREVARLLAPGRPLRILTRRPELATFQGPDVTVVRGGFTDPESLHRALTGVRAAFLVTNQVGEEDDARFIDAARACGVRHLVKLSAAAVEDPEADDLITRWQRENERTVRESGLAWTLLRPRSFMSNTLSWAPAIRSEGVVRALHGESANACVDPRDIAEVAVHALTQDGQEGRVHALSGPEPVTALEQTAVLSKVLGRPLRFEELGPERARSALLDRYPEVIAEALLHSAGRQRAGAKARVNSAVPALLGRPARTFDTWAADHAQAFA; this is encoded by the coding sequence ATGATCCTTGTCACCGGAGCAACCGGCACGGTGGGGCGGGAGGTCGCCCGCCTGCTCGCCCCCGGCCGGCCGCTGCGCATCCTCACGAGGCGGCCCGAACTCGCCACCTTCCAAGGGCCCGACGTCACCGTGGTCCGCGGCGGCTTCACGGACCCCGAAAGCCTCCACCGGGCGCTCACGGGAGTACGCGCCGCCTTCCTGGTCACCAACCAGGTGGGAGAGGAGGACGACGCGCGGTTCATCGACGCGGCCCGGGCCTGCGGCGTACGGCACCTGGTCAAGCTCTCCGCGGCCGCCGTGGAGGATCCGGAGGCGGACGACCTCATCACCCGCTGGCAGCGCGAGAACGAGCGGACCGTGCGGGAATCGGGACTGGCGTGGACCTTGCTGCGCCCCCGGTCCTTCATGTCCAACACGCTGTCGTGGGCACCGGCCATCCGTTCCGAGGGCGTCGTGCGCGCGCTCCACGGGGAGTCCGCCAACGCCTGCGTGGACCCGCGCGACATCGCCGAGGTGGCGGTGCACGCCCTGACACAGGACGGTCAGGAGGGCCGCGTGCACGCGCTTTCCGGTCCGGAGCCGGTCACCGCGCTCGAACAGACCGCCGTGCTCTCGAAGGTCCTGGGGCGACCGCTGCGCTTCGAGGAACTCGGGCCGGAGCGGGCCCGCTCCGCCCTGCTGGACCGCTATCCCGAGGTGATCGCCGAAGCGCTGCTGCACAGCGCCGGGCGCCAGCGGGCCGGCGCGAAGGCGCGGGTGAACTCCGCGGTGCCCGCGCTGCTGGGACGACCCGCACGGACCTTCGACACCTGGGCGGCGGACCACGCGCAGGCGTTCGCCTGA
- a CDS encoding pyrimidine/purine nucleoside phosphorylase, whose protein sequence is MFTVNEYFDGTVKSIAFTQEEGPATIGVMAPGEYEFGTAAPEVMHVVSGALTVLLPGAAEWETFAAGDRFKVPGDSRFQLKVAVDTAYLCEYR, encoded by the coding sequence ATGTTTACGGTCAACGAGTACTTCGACGGCACGGTCAAGTCGATCGCGTTCACGCAGGAGGAGGGCCCGGCGACCATCGGCGTCATGGCTCCCGGGGAGTACGAGTTCGGCACCGCCGCTCCGGAGGTCATGCACGTGGTCAGCGGCGCCCTGACGGTCCTGCTGCCGGGTGCCGCCGAGTGGGAGACCTTCGCCGCCGGGGACCGCTTCAAGGTCCCCGGCGACAGCAGGTTCCAGCTGAAGGTGGCGGTGGACACCGCCTACCTGTGCGAGTACCGCTGA